In the Geothermobacter ehrlichii genome, GCCCCCCGGCGGCAGCCCGCGCAACGTCATTGCCGGCCAGGTACAGGAGCTGGTGGTGCTCGGCGACCGGGTGCGCGTCACCCTGACCGGCCGCGAGAAGATCGTCGCCGAAATCAGCCTGCGCTCCTGGGAGCAGATGGGCAGATTCAGGGAAGGAACCCGGCTTCACGCCGTCTTCAAGGCGCAGGAGGCGCGGGTGATGAATGTCTGAAAGCAAGGAGAGCATCATGATGCCAGCCACGATCGTCGCAACCTGCATCAGCAGAAACAAGGGAGAACGCAAGACCCCGGTCGACCGGGTCGAACTGCGGCCGGATCACGGGATCGTCGGCGACGCCCACGCCGGCGACTGGCACCGCCAGGTCAGCCTGCTGGCCCAGGAGAGCATCGACAAGATGCGCGCCCTCGGGCTCGATGTCGACAAGGGGGATTTCGCTGAAAACCTGACCACCCGGGGGATCGACCTGGTCGGCCTGCCGGTGGGAGCGCGGCTGAGAATCGGGGAAGTTCTGCTCGAAGTGACCCAGATCGGCAAGGAGTGCCACAACCGCTGCGCCATCTACTACCAGGCCGGCGATTGCGTCATGCCGAAGGAAGGAATTTTCGCCAGGGTGATCGAAGGCGGGACGATCCGCCCGGGGGACGAAATCCGGCAGGTCGACGGCCCGGTTTCGTAAAAAGACCGGGCCCGGCGACAAAACAGGTCGCCCAAAGACCCGGTAGCAAGCTTTTTTGCAGCCTGGCGCCCATCCCCCGGGGGATGGGCGCCTTTTTCACTCAGAAGCGGACAAACGCCCCGACATAGGGACCGGAAAAGGTGGCGTCGACGAAGACGCCGGAATCGTCCACGTCCAGTTCCAGGTAGCGGTAGCCGCCGAAGATGCCGACCAGGGGCAGAGGCGAAAGTTCGACCTGGGCATCGGCATCGAGGAAACTGTTGTCATCGTACTCAAGATAGCCGACCCGCCCGGAAACGCTGACAAAATCGGCCAGTCCGATCCGCACCCGCGCCCCGATCGTCGGCACCGGCACATCGACCGACTCGGTCTCGGTCGTCGACACCCCGCCGACCTCGCCCTTCAGAGTCGCCTCGGCCTGCACCCACTTCACTGACACTTCCGGGCCGACCTGTACCCGCACCGGCAGATCGTCGACATTGACCAGGTACCAGGTCAGACCGGCGTCGAGCAGATCGATGCTGACCTCGCTGCTGGTCGGCACGCCGGCATCGAAGGTCTGGCCGTTGAAATTGATGGAGCGGTTGAGCGTTCCCTGGCCGGAAAACTCGAGCGGCACATAGGCCAGCCCCAGCCGGAAATCACCGAACTGCAGCGCCGCCTCGGCAAAATACTCTTCGCTGTCGTCGAAGCCGAGATCCTTTTCCAGGTCGATCTGGTCGCTCAGGGAGAGCTGGTCGACCGCCACCTTGCCTTCGGGGGAGAGCATCAGATAGCCGGCCTTGAACGATACCATCTCGTCTGCCAGCGCCGGTCCGGCGGCCAGCAGCAGAGCCGCCAGCATTGTCAGCATGAAACGTGCGTGCATGAAAAACCTCCTTCAGGGGATGATGGTGAATGTCCGACTGAATGATGCAAGGAATGAACCATACGCCGCCGGCCGCGTCAAGCTCTCCGCCGCCGGTGCGACAGCCGGCTGCTAACCCTTCCGTGGCCCCTCGCCGCGCCGCCGGCCCGGCCAGTCGTTCACGCTCTCGGCCAGCTGCCGCCACAGGCCGCGCAGCAGGGCCAGCTCCT is a window encoding:
- a CDS encoding MOSC domain-containing protein, which encodes MPATIVATCISRNKGERKTPVDRVELRPDHGIVGDAHAGDWHRQVSLLAQESIDKMRALGLDVDKGDFAENLTTRGIDLVGLPVGARLRIGEVLLEVTQIGKECHNRCAIYYQAGDCVMPKEGIFARVIEGGTIRPGDEIRQVDGPVS
- a CDS encoding porin family protein; protein product: MHARFMLTMLAALLLAAGPALADEMVSFKAGYLMLSPEGKVAVDQLSLSDQIDLEKDLGFDDSEEYFAEAALQFGDFRLGLAYVPLEFSGQGTLNRSINFNGQTFDAGVPTSSEVSIDLLDAGLTWYLVNVDDLPVRVQVGPEVSVKWVQAEATLKGEVGGVSTTETESVDVPVPTIGARVRIGLADFVSVSGRVGYLEYDDNSFLDADAQVELSPLPLVGIFGGYRYLELDVDDSGVFVDATFSGPYVGAFVRF